From the genome of Geobacter sp. SVR, one region includes:
- a CDS encoding ChaN family lipoprotein codes for MKKRLRLPILIILILLALVGYFRFTGTMEALRLSDRQVIDLDRMVAEIRNSRLVFVGENHDRKDSHQAQLAVIKKLHNSGVPLEIGMEMFTATSQAELDRWVAGNSRLDDFIKFYSSQWHLPWHLYRDILLYARDNRIPLIGLNVPPEITRKVARRGFAALSPGERGQLPEVVCMVDPPYMDFIRKAYQMHPGSDRSFTYFCEAQMLWNKSMGFHLKRYLGSNPHRTVVVLAGIGHAMKPAIPDEVFKGTGYNYTVILPDMSDQETTSAESDYLVLFKRLLPT; via the coding sequence ATGAAAAAGCGATTGCGCCTGCCGATCCTGATCATCCTCATCCTCCTGGCCCTGGTCGGGTATTTCCGCTTCACAGGGACGATGGAAGCGCTGCGGCTCAGCGACCGTCAGGTGATTGACCTGGACCGCATGGTAGCGGAAATCAGGAACTCCCGGCTGGTCTTCGTGGGCGAGAATCACGACCGGAAAGATTCCCACCAGGCCCAGCTGGCGGTGATCAAAAAACTCCACAACTCCGGAGTGCCTCTGGAGATCGGCATGGAAATGTTCACGGCAACGAGCCAGGCCGAACTCGACCGGTGGGTGGCCGGTAATTCCCGGCTGGACGACTTCATCAAATTCTATTCTAGCCAGTGGCATCTGCCATGGCACCTGTACAGAGACATCCTCCTGTATGCCAGGGACAACCGGATTCCCCTGATCGGCCTCAATGTCCCGCCGGAGATAACCCGCAAGGTTGCGCGACGCGGTTTTGCCGCCCTGAGCCCCGGAGAGCGAGGTCAGCTCCCGGAGGTGGTCTGCATGGTGGATCCCCCCTATATGGACTTCATCAGGAAGGCCTATCAGATGCACCCCGGCAGCGACAGGTCTTTCACCTACTTCTGCGAGGCGCAGATGCTGTGGAACAAGAGCATGGGATTTCACCTCAAGCGGTATCTCGGTAGCAACCCCCATCGAACCGTCGTGGTTCTGGCCGGCATCGGCCATGCCATGAAACCGGCGATTCCGGACGAGGTCTTCAAGGGCACGGGCTATAACTACACCGTCATCCTGCCGGACATGAGCGACCAGGAGACCACCAGCGCGGAAAGCGATTACCTGGTGCTCTTCAAACGCCTGCTCCCCACGTAA
- a CDS encoding nitrogen regulation protein NR(II): MKSSIIRIALLGLSILAISLLHYLTPLHLHYLHDIFQRLYYLPIILAAFWFGFRGGLACSIFVSVVYVPHVLFQWGGLLTVDMEKYLEIVLYNIVGGVTGWLAQRERERSRELERTAAGLEESYRTLQRQSERIIAVEEHLRRAEKLSTLGEMAAVLAHEIRNPLGSIRGTAEILRDDYKPGNPKFEFIEIQIKETERLNRVVEDFLRMARPQPGEIRRCALREELETIAALVATDARERGIRLDLQPVPADAAVRGDGEKLRQAFLNIVINALQATPPGGSVEISAQPAGPAWEIGFRDSGAGITPEARERIFEPFFTTKPDGTGLGLAITKKIVEGHGGTLEVASEAGRGTTVVVSLPVWEETP, encoded by the coding sequence ATGAAATCGTCCATCATCCGCATCGCCCTTCTGGGTCTCTCGATCCTCGCCATCAGCCTGCTGCACTACCTGACCCCGCTGCACCTGCACTACCTGCACGACATCTTTCAACGGCTCTATTACCTGCCGATCATACTGGCCGCCTTCTGGTTCGGGTTTCGCGGCGGCCTGGCCTGTTCGATCTTCGTCAGCGTGGTCTATGTACCGCATGTGCTCTTCCAGTGGGGAGGACTCCTGACGGTGGATATGGAGAAGTACCTCGAAATCGTACTGTACAACATAGTGGGTGGCGTGACCGGCTGGCTGGCCCAGCGGGAGCGCGAGCGCAGCCGGGAACTGGAGCGGACCGCCGCGGGGCTGGAGGAGTCCTATCGCACCCTGCAGCGGCAATCGGAGCGGATCATTGCCGTGGAAGAGCATCTGCGCCGTGCTGAGAAGCTCTCTACCCTGGGAGAAATGGCCGCGGTGCTGGCCCACGAGATCAGGAACCCGCTCGGCTCGATCCGCGGCACAGCCGAGATCCTCAGGGACGACTACAAGCCGGGCAACCCCAAGTTCGAATTCATCGAGATCCAGATCAAGGAAACCGAACGGCTCAACCGGGTGGTGGAGGACTTTCTGCGCATGGCCCGGCCCCAGCCGGGAGAAATCCGGCGCTGCGCCCTGCGCGAGGAGCTGGAAACCATTGCGGCCCTGGTGGCCACCGATGCCCGCGAGCGGGGCATCCGGCTCGATCTGCAGCCCGTTCCCGCCGATGCGGCTGTCAGGGGCGACGGAGAAAAGCTGCGCCAGGCCTTCCTGAACATCGTCATCAACGCCCTGCAGGCCACCCCACCCGGCGGCAGCGTGGAGATCAGCGCCCAACCGGCGGGACCGGCCTGGGAGATCGGCTTCAGGGACAGCGGCGCCGGCATAACACCCGAGGCACGGGAACGGATCTTCGAGCCCTTCTTCACCACCAAACCGGACGGCACCGGTCTGGGGCTGGCGATCACGAAAAAGATCGTGGAGGGGCACGGCGGCACGCTGGAGGTGGCAAGCGAGGCAGGGCGAGGCACCACGGTGGTGGTCAGCCTGCCGGTGTGGGAGGAAACGCCATGA
- a CDS encoding sigma-54 dependent transcriptional regulator — MKSRILIIDDDTSLRRVLEYNLQAEGYEVRAAASGEEGLYLCGEFRPALVITDMKMPGMSGLQVLSAVKERFAETLVIIITAFGTVDVAVEAMKLGAYDYITKPFNRDELRLTVAKALQFTGLTEENKRLKSELTERSDFRTIVGSSPAMEKVFRVVRKVADSDASVLITGESGTGKELVARSLHAHSSRSAGPFVAINCAAIPRDLLESELFGHVKGAFTGAVRDKTGKFQMADGGTLFLDEVGDLPVELQPKLLRALQERVVEPVGGAEAHKIDVRLVAATNLDMETALASGAFREDLYYRLAVIPIHLPPLRDRRDDIPLLLRYFCGKHGAGQVAFDKSALALLTTYGWPGNVRELENTVERLLIMRNNDTIMTDDLPEKIKGAQAAPPAGDAGGVLNLPEDGYPLEQLEREAVVQALERNHWNQAAAARFLRIPRHTLLYRMEKYGISTPEK, encoded by the coding sequence ATGAAATCCAGGATCCTCATCATCGACGACGACACCTCGCTCAGGCGGGTGCTGGAGTACAACCTCCAGGCCGAGGGCTACGAGGTCCGGGCGGCCGCCTCCGGTGAGGAGGGGCTGTACCTGTGCGGAGAATTCCGGCCGGCGCTGGTGATCACCGACATGAAGATGCCCGGCATGAGTGGACTGCAGGTGTTATCCGCCGTCAAGGAGCGCTTTGCTGAAACGCTGGTGATCATCATCACCGCCTTCGGCACCGTGGACGTGGCGGTGGAGGCGATGAAACTGGGGGCCTACGACTACATCACCAAACCGTTCAACCGTGACGAGTTGCGCCTGACCGTGGCCAAGGCGCTGCAGTTCACCGGCCTGACCGAAGAGAACAAGCGGCTTAAAAGTGAATTGACGGAGAGAAGCGACTTCCGCACCATTGTCGGCTCCTCCCCTGCCATGGAGAAGGTCTTTCGGGTGGTGCGCAAAGTGGCCGACAGCGACGCCTCGGTGCTGATCACCGGTGAATCGGGCACCGGCAAGGAACTGGTGGCCCGCTCGCTCCACGCCCACAGCAGCCGCAGCGCCGGACCGTTCGTTGCCATCAACTGCGCGGCCATACCGCGGGACCTGCTGGAGAGCGAGCTGTTCGGCCATGTCAAAGGTGCCTTCACCGGCGCGGTCAGGGACAAGACCGGCAAATTCCAGATGGCCGACGGCGGCACGCTCTTTCTGGACGAGGTGGGGGACTTGCCGGTGGAACTGCAGCCCAAGCTGCTGCGTGCCTTGCAGGAACGGGTGGTGGAACCGGTGGGAGGAGCGGAGGCGCACAAGATCGATGTACGGCTGGTGGCTGCCACCAACCTGGACATGGAGACGGCCCTGGCCTCCGGGGCCTTCCGCGAAGACCTCTACTACCGCCTGGCCGTGATCCCGATCCATCTGCCGCCGCTCAGGGATCGTCGGGACGACATCCCGCTGCTGCTCAGGTATTTCTGCGGGAAACATGGCGCCGGACAGGTAGCCTTCGACAAGTCCGCCCTGGCGCTCTTGACAACCTACGGCTGGCCCGGCAATGTCCGCGAGTTGGAAAACACGGTGGAACGCCTGCTGATCATGCGCAACAACGACACCATCATGACGGACGACCTGCCGGAAAAGATCAAGGGCGCGCAGGCCGCGCCACCGGCTGGTGACGCAGGCGGCGTGCTCAATCTGCCGGAGGACGGATATCCGCTTGAGCAACTGGAGCGCGAGGCCGTGGTACAGGCCCTGGAGCGCAATCACTGGAACCAGGCCGCAGCCGCGCGGTTTCTGCGTATCCCCCGGCACACGCTACTCTACCGGATGGAGAAATACGGAATTTCCACACCGGAAAAATAG
- a CDS encoding phage holin family protein — translation MRFLVSWLVSAIAIIITAYLLPGVRLSGFMAALIAALVLGLANTFIKPVLLLLTLPINILTLGLFTLVINALLVMLTGAVVSGFTVAGFWWALLFGLVLSVVNWA, via the coding sequence ATGCGATTTCTGGTCAGTTGGCTGGTTTCGGCCATTGCCATCATCATCACCGCCTACCTGCTCCCGGGCGTCAGACTGTCGGGCTTCATGGCCGCGCTTATTGCCGCACTGGTTCTGGGGCTGGCCAATACCTTCATAAAACCGGTGCTGCTGCTCCTCACCCTGCCCATCAACATCCTGACCCTCGGCCTCTTCACCCTGGTCATCAACGCCCTGCTGGTCATGCTGACCGGCGCCGTGGTTTCCGGCTTCACGGTGGCAGGCTTCTGGTGGGCCCTGCTCTTCGGACTGGTGCTCTCGGTGGTCAACTGGGCCTGA
- a CDS encoding cation-translocating P-type ATPase, with translation MDWYRLDIETVCATLDSSPDGLASSEAEKRLEAIGPNVIERERQKSLPLLFLSQFTDFMILVLIAAALVAGAMGEVTDTLVIMAIVLLNGIVGFVQEYRAERTMEALRKMGSATAEVIRDGRQVTIPADHIVPGDVVVLQAGNVVPADLRLIDATLLRIEEAALTGESTPAEKSAEICSSDVLPLGDRHNLAYRGTAVASGRGSGIAIATGMATELGKIAGMLLQERTSQTPLQQRLARFGRKLSLAVLFACLVILTAGLLRGEQPFTMLLTAISLAVAAIPEALPAVVTISLALGAGKMARQNTLVRNLPAVETLGSVTHICTDKTGTLTFNRMTVSEVFTGHRLLKTGTAPGADGAAAPLQHMCLAMALCNDVREGDDGAPAGDPTEVALYVAARSFGYEPAALRQDYPRVAELPFDAGRKCMTTFHRSGREVVSFTKGAPEVVLARCEDMLTSSGRVPLDRREADQAAERMTASGHRVLAIAMRRWQEPPARIDPAATEQHLTFLGLAGMLDPPRDEAAGAVATCIRAGIIPVMITGDHPLTARNIAGQLGIADDGTVMTGNGLVALSLEDFERQVEAIRVYARVEPAQKLKIVKALQDRGCFVAMTGDGVNDAPALKRADIGVAMGMTGTDVAREASDMILLDDNFATIVTAVREGRRIFDNIRKFVKYVMSGNSGEIWTIVCAPFLGLPLPLLPIHLLWINLVTDGLPGIALATEPAERNIMERPPRPPRESFFAHGLGAHIIWAGLLMGSLSLLTQGWAIRQGKPHWQTMVFTVLCLSQMAHSLAIRSERDSLFRQGLLTNRPLAGAVLLTVVLQLALIYTPFLNRIFRTQPLPLPDLLLALALSSTVFLAVEAEKWLRRKRAGRRVRRQGKGR, from the coding sequence ATGGACTGGTACCGGCTGGACATAGAGACGGTCTGCGCCACACTGGACTCGTCGCCGGACGGTCTTGCATCGTCGGAGGCGGAGAAACGCCTGGAGGCCATCGGGCCGAACGTAATCGAGCGGGAGCGGCAAAAGTCGCTCCCGTTGCTGTTTCTCAGCCAATTCACAGACTTCATGATCCTGGTGCTGATCGCTGCGGCACTGGTTGCCGGCGCAATGGGAGAGGTCACCGACACGCTGGTCATCATGGCGATCGTGCTCCTGAACGGCATCGTCGGTTTTGTACAGGAATACCGGGCCGAACGGACCATGGAGGCGCTCAGAAAGATGGGCTCTGCCACGGCCGAGGTGATCAGGGACGGCAGGCAGGTGACAATCCCCGCCGACCATATTGTTCCGGGTGACGTGGTTGTACTCCAGGCCGGCAATGTGGTTCCTGCGGATCTGCGCCTGATCGATGCCACACTCCTCAGGATCGAGGAAGCGGCCCTGACCGGAGAGTCCACACCCGCGGAAAAATCTGCGGAGATATGCAGCAGCGATGTCCTGCCGCTCGGTGACCGGCACAACCTGGCCTACCGGGGCACTGCCGTTGCCAGCGGCAGGGGAAGCGGCATCGCCATCGCCACCGGCATGGCGACCGAGCTGGGGAAAATCGCCGGCATGCTCTTGCAGGAGCGGACCTCCCAAACACCACTGCAGCAACGCCTCGCCCGCTTTGGGCGAAAGCTCTCCCTGGCTGTCCTGTTTGCCTGCCTCGTCATTCTGACGGCAGGGCTGCTGCGCGGCGAACAGCCCTTCACGATGCTGCTCACCGCCATTTCCCTGGCAGTGGCGGCGATCCCCGAGGCCCTTCCGGCAGTGGTCACCATCTCGCTGGCGCTGGGAGCGGGGAAGATGGCACGGCAGAACACCCTGGTCAGAAATCTTCCGGCAGTTGAGACGCTCGGATCGGTCACCCATATCTGCACTGACAAAACCGGCACGCTGACCTTCAACCGGATGACGGTCAGCGAGGTATTTACCGGCCATCGTCTGCTGAAGACCGGCACAGCGCCCGGTGCGGACGGGGCGGCCGCCCCGCTGCAGCACATGTGCCTGGCCATGGCGCTCTGCAACGACGTCCGGGAGGGGGATGACGGAGCGCCAGCCGGGGACCCGACCGAGGTGGCACTCTATGTCGCGGCGCGCTCGTTCGGTTACGAACCGGCCGCTCTCAGGCAGGATTACCCGCGAGTGGCCGAACTCCCCTTCGATGCCGGACGCAAGTGCATGACCACCTTTCACCGCAGCGGAAGGGAGGTGGTATCGTTCACAAAAGGGGCTCCGGAAGTGGTCCTGGCCAGGTGCGAGGATATGCTGACATCCTCCGGCAGAGTGCCCCTGGACAGGCGCGAAGCGGATCAGGCGGCAGAGAGGATGACCGCCTCGGGACACCGCGTCCTGGCCATTGCCATGCGCCGGTGGCAAGAGCCCCCGGCCCGGATCGATCCGGCCGCGACCGAGCAGCATCTGACCTTTCTCGGTCTGGCGGGAATGCTCGATCCGCCGCGCGACGAGGCGGCCGGTGCGGTGGCAACCTGCATCCGGGCCGGCATCATTCCCGTCATGATCACCGGCGATCATCCCCTGACCGCCCGGAACATAGCCGGCCAGCTCGGGATCGCCGATGACGGGACCGTCATGACCGGCAACGGACTGGTGGCTCTTTCTCTGGAGGACTTCGAGCGGCAGGTGGAGGCAATCCGGGTGTATGCGCGGGTCGAACCGGCCCAGAAGCTGAAGATCGTCAAGGCACTGCAGGATAGAGGATGTTTCGTGGCCATGACCGGCGACGGCGTCAACGACGCGCCGGCCCTGAAGCGGGCCGATATCGGGGTTGCCATGGGAATGACCGGCACCGACGTGGCCAGGGAGGCGTCCGACATGATTCTGCTCGACGACAACTTTGCGACCATTGTCACCGCAGTGCGGGAAGGGCGCCGGATCTTCGACAATATCCGCAAATTCGTGAAATACGTAATGAGCGGCAACTCGGGAGAGATCTGGACCATCGTGTGCGCCCCGTTTCTGGGACTCCCTCTGCCGCTTCTGCCGATCCACCTGCTGTGGATAAACCTGGTGACCGATGGTTTGCCGGGCATTGCCCTCGCAACGGAACCGGCTGAGCGGAATATCATGGAACGCCCCCCCAGGCCGCCCCGGGAGAGCTTTTTCGCACACGGGCTGGGCGCACATATCATCTGGGCCGGACTGCTGATGGGCTCTCTTTCGCTCCTTACCCAGGGCTGGGCCATCAGGCAGGGCAAGCCCCACTGGCAGACCATGGTATTTACCGTCCTGTGCCTGAGCCAGATGGCCCACTCCCTGGCCATCCGCTCAGAACGCGATTCCCTCTTCAGGCAGGGGCTTCTGACGAACAGGCCGCTTGCGGGTGCCGTGCTGCTGACCGTGGTCCTGCAACTGGCACTGATCTACACCCCCTTTCTGAACCGGATCTTCAGAACCCAGCCCCTGCCGCTGCCGGACCTGCTGCTGGCCCTGGCGCTCTCCTCAACGGTCTTTCTTGCGGTCGAAGCGGAAAAATGGCTGAGGCGGAAACGCGCCGGACGCCGCGTGCGCAGACAGGGTAAGGGGCGGTAA
- a CDS encoding superoxide dismutase, with translation MSYSAKDYSRLKGMAGFSEALLNNHFTLYQGYVTNTNKLCDALTALLKEDKAATPEFAELKRRLGWEFNGMRLHELYFENLGGNGSVDTGGKLAQKKIAEFGSIDAWLKDFKGVGAMRGIGWAVLYQDNVTGKLGNCWIDEHDKGHPAGCIPLLVMDVFEHAFMLDYQLKRADYIEAFFRNVDWQVVESRLMRG, from the coding sequence ATGAGCTATTCGGCCAAGGACTACAGCCGGTTGAAGGGCATGGCCGGCTTCAGCGAGGCGCTGCTGAACAATCACTTCACCCTGTACCAGGGCTATGTGACCAACACGAACAAGCTGTGCGATGCCCTTACCGCCCTACTGAAGGAAGACAAGGCCGCCACCCCGGAGTTTGCAGAGCTGAAGAGACGCCTGGGCTGGGAGTTCAACGGCATGCGTCTGCATGAACTCTATTTCGAAAACCTGGGGGGCAACGGTTCGGTCGATACCGGCGGCAAGCTTGCGCAGAAAAAGATCGCGGAGTTCGGCAGCATCGACGCCTGGCTGAAGGACTTCAAAGGTGTGGGGGCCATGCGGGGCATCGGCTGGGCCGTGCTGTACCAGGACAACGTTACCGGGAAGCTCGGCAACTGTTGGATAGACGAACATGACAAGGGACACCCGGCCGGCTGTATTCCCCTCCTGGTGATGGACGTCTTCGAACACGCCTTCATGCTCGACTATCAGCTGAAACGGGCCGATTACATCGAGGCCTTCTTCCGGAACGTGGACTGGCAGGTGGTGGAATCCCGGCTCATGCGGGGGTGA
- a CDS encoding vitamin K epoxide reductase family protein: MTLQQNRLHAPQAPTVLIWLATLTGLALSVVSLLKICDACSLTGQYRIFGLNFGWFGIAYFAVLAEAIALRRRWRWCAWSAAMLLFASAGAETHFIWIQKYEIGQWCPICLGIAAAVFLNCGAITWERFRSYTEQGAPMKSKVVYCLIAVVCFTLGLGGAMLGVGKQADAAELNLFLGKNSSQTTVYFVSDWFCPACRNLEPAMEKMVPELAKTVRVGFVDFPIHKESLNFTPYNVQFLAHEKDKYLSLRAVLANLALRTKAPSEAEVQAAVAPLGVKLQPLNNADTLYGMQFNLMVYRGYNVTSTPTAVVTNARTKKTKLLVGDRDINFSSVKAAIAEVGQ; the protein is encoded by the coding sequence ATGACTCTACAACAGAACCGTCTTCATGCCCCCCAAGCGCCGACTGTGCTGATCTGGCTCGCCACACTGACCGGACTGGCGCTGTCGGTCGTATCGTTGCTCAAGATCTGCGACGCGTGCAGCCTTACCGGCCAGTATCGCATTTTCGGGCTGAATTTCGGCTGGTTCGGCATCGCTTATTTCGCGGTGCTGGCCGAAGCGATCGCCCTGCGGCGCCGCTGGCGGTGGTGTGCCTGGTCGGCGGCCATGCTGCTGTTTGCTTCTGCCGGTGCGGAGACGCACTTCATCTGGATCCAGAAATATGAAATCGGGCAGTGGTGTCCGATCTGCCTGGGGATCGCCGCGGCTGTCTTTCTGAACTGCGGCGCCATTACCTGGGAGCGGTTCCGCAGCTACACCGAACAAGGAGCGCCTATGAAATCGAAAGTCGTCTACTGTCTCATTGCCGTTGTCTGCTTCACCCTGGGCCTGGGGGGAGCCATGCTGGGAGTCGGAAAACAGGCCGATGCCGCCGAGCTGAACCTGTTCCTCGGCAAGAACTCCAGTCAGACCACGGTCTATTTCGTCAGCGACTGGTTCTGCCCGGCCTGCAGGAATCTCGAACCGGCCATGGAAAAGATGGTGCCGGAGCTGGCGAAAACGGTCAGGGTAGGCTTTGTTGATTTCCCGATCCACAAGGAGTCGCTCAATTTCACACCGTATAACGTTCAGTTCCTGGCCCACGAAAAGGACAAATACCTCAGCCTGCGCGCAGTCCTGGCCAACTTGGCGCTGAGGACAAAGGCCCCCTCCGAGGCAGAGGTACAGGCCGCAGTTGCGCCGCTTGGCGTAAAACTGCAGCCGCTCAATAACGCCGACACCCTCTATGGCATGCAGTTCAACCTGATGGTGTACCGGGGCTACAATGTCACCTCCACCCCTACGGCCGTGGTGACCAATGCCCGCACCAAGAAGACCAAGCTGCTGGTCGGAGACCGCGACATAAACTTTTCGTCCGTCAAGGCGGCCATAGCCGAAGTGGGACAGTAA